A part of Fimbriiglobus ruber genomic DNA contains:
- a CDS encoding DUF885 domain-containing protein, whose protein sequence is MSRFTPVFFALMTLVPTAGAAEPNPEDVKLAAFFRATLDEDFRRHPVYATQQGNHDHDDRLDDLSPAARAEDVKRAKELLAELPKKVDYARLSRDGQIDFEIWRHSLKSQVWAAENTDPFATDPRTYGEYMSDSVFLLFTQSTLPRERNVANAARRIAYVPKVVEAAKVSIKNPPKILTEIAIKRTAGAIAFYEKDIYEFAKETPATSELTSPCRAAVAALKEYSEYLEKVVLPKSEGDWRLGKDKFYQKLELELNAGLTGDEVIKAAEAEADRVEREMYYVAKQLWSKLFPGKALPPDDATGRHDTVKAVLDELGKDHGKPEEIVQDARKTVDKIKTFIKDKHILTLPNPDQCQIIEMPVFQRGFSAAYLNPAPPLDPKAASLYAVAPPPEDWPAARREAFLREYNRSMLQILTIHEAYPGHYVQLEYGNRNPSLIRKVLYSGVFAEGWAVYTEQMMLDQGYGDGDLALRLHQLKFYIRAVLNAILDHKMHCANMTDDEAMKLLVGRGFQTEGEAFGKVQRSKQSSCQLSTYFVGRTAFYRLRQEAQRQQGDKFDLGKYHEAVLNQGTLSVKYLPELLGVKK, encoded by the coding sequence ATGTCCCGATTTACCCCGGTATTCTTCGCGCTCATGACGCTCGTCCCCACTGCCGGCGCCGCCGAACCGAACCCGGAAGACGTCAAGCTCGCCGCGTTCTTCCGCGCGACGTTGGACGAGGACTTCCGCCGACACCCGGTCTACGCCACCCAGCAGGGGAACCACGACCACGACGACCGGCTCGACGATCTGTCGCCAGCCGCGCGCGCCGAGGACGTGAAACGGGCCAAGGAACTGCTCGCCGAGTTGCCCAAGAAGGTCGATTACGCCAGGCTCTCCCGCGACGGGCAGATCGACTTCGAGATCTGGCGGCACTCGCTGAAATCCCAGGTGTGGGCGGCCGAGAACACCGACCCGTTCGCGACCGACCCGCGGACCTACGGCGAGTACATGTCGGACAGCGTGTTCCTGCTGTTCACGCAGTCGACCTTGCCGCGCGAGCGGAACGTGGCGAACGCGGCCCGGCGGATCGCCTACGTGCCCAAGGTGGTCGAGGCCGCGAAGGTGTCGATCAAGAACCCGCCGAAGATCCTGACCGAGATCGCCATCAAGCGGACGGCCGGGGCCATCGCCTTTTACGAGAAGGACATCTACGAGTTCGCCAAGGAAACCCCGGCCACGAGCGAACTGACCAGCCCCTGTCGGGCGGCCGTGGCCGCGCTCAAGGAGTACAGCGAGTATCTGGAAAAGGTGGTGCTGCCCAAGTCCGAAGGCGACTGGCGGCTCGGGAAGGACAAGTTTTACCAGAAGCTCGAACTGGAACTGAACGCCGGCCTGACCGGGGACGAGGTCATCAAGGCGGCCGAGGCCGAGGCGGACCGGGTCGAACGGGAGATGTACTACGTGGCCAAGCAGCTCTGGAGCAAGCTCTTCCCGGGCAAGGCGCTGCCGCCGGACGACGCGACCGGCCGGCACGATACGGTGAAAGCCGTGCTGGACGAACTGGGCAAGGACCACGGCAAGCCGGAGGAGATCGTGCAGGACGCCCGGAAGACGGTGGACAAGATTAAGACGTTCATTAAGGACAAACACATCCTCACGCTACCGAACCCCGACCAGTGCCAGATCATCGAGATGCCGGTCTTCCAGCGGGGCTTCTCGGCCGCGTACTTGAACCCGGCCCCGCCGCTCGACCCGAAGGCGGCCAGCCTGTACGCGGTGGCCCCGCCGCCGGAGGACTGGCCGGCAGCCCGTCGGGAGGCGTTTCTCCGCGAGTACAACCGGTCGATGCTCCAGATCCTGACCATCCACGAAGCCTACCCCGGCCACTACGTCCAGCTCGAGTACGGCAACCGCAACCCGTCGCTGATTCGCAAGGTGCTTTATTCGGGCGTGTTCGCGGAGGGGTGGGCGGTGTACACGGAGCAGATGATGCTCGACCAGGGTTACGGCGACGGCGATCTCGCACTCCGGTTGCACCAGCTCAAGTTCTACATCCGGGCCGTGCTGAACGCGATCCTCGACCACAAAATGCACTGCGCGAACATGACCGACGACGAGGCGATGAAACTGCTCGTCGGCCGCGGCTTCCAGACCGAGGGCGAGGCGTTCGGCAAGGTCCAGCGGTCGAAGCAAAGCTCCTGCCAGCTATCCACGTACTTCGTCGGCCGGACGGCGTTTTACCGCTTACGGCAAGAGGCACAGCGGCAGCAGGGCGACAAGTTCGACCTGGGCAAGTATCACGAGGCCGTGCTGAACCAGGGCACGCTGTCGGTGAAGTATTTGCCGGAGCTGCTGGGGGTGAAAAAGTAG
- a CDS encoding VOC family protein, with amino-acid sequence MDGYRSVTFYEQVLGAIREPGEGYGCPWFKLGPISINLLHNATAENPAKFPEHPMAMLWLETDDLATIAERIVRSGACVVEPSDGQSMIITDPDGIVIEIWQTEEAGDG; translated from the coding sequence GTGGACGGATACCGGTCAGTAACGTTCTACGAGCAGGTACTTGGTGCGATCCGCGAGCCAGGAGAAGGTTACGGGTGCCCATGGTTCAAGTTGGGGCCGATTTCGATCAACCTTTTACACAATGCGACTGCGGAGAATCCCGCCAAATTCCCGGAACATCCGATGGCGATGCTTTGGCTGGAGACAGATGACCTGGCAACAATTGCCGAACGGATCGTTCGGTCGGGAGCGTGTGTGGTGGAACCGTCCGATGGACAATCCATGATAATCACCGACCCCGACGGCATTGTCATCGAGATTTGGCAAACGGAGGAAGCTGGAGATGGGTAA
- a CDS encoding addiction module protein: MAPTIQDLGIDQLSAENRLRLIGEIWDSLASEGTAIPESHRDELDRRLAAADANPAAGRPWHEVRARLRGES; encoded by the coding sequence ATGGCACCGACCATCCAAGATCTGGGGATCGACCAACTCAGCGCGGAAAATCGTTTGCGTCTAATCGGAGAGATCTGGGACAGTCTGGCGAGTGAGGGCACCGCTATCCCCGAAAGTCACCGGGACGAACTCGACCGCAGACTGGCCGCCGCGGACGCGAACCCGGCAGCGGGCCGGCCGTGGCACGAAGTCCGCGCGCGCCTGCGAGGGGAGTCGTGA